The following DNA comes from Clostridiisalibacter paucivorans DSM 22131.
CCTATCACCAGATTCTTGAAGGTGTCGTCTTTAATAATCTTATTATCTTCTATATATGGAAAAAAGAAATTAAAGTCTTTCACAATAGTCACCTACTTAAGTCGTTTAATTGCAGCTATAGCATTTAAATAATAATCTAAATCTATATTATTTACACACTTATCTTTTTTTATATTACTTATATTTTTAATCTTAAACGTATCTATATTTAAATACTTTGAAAACTGTTCTTCTATACCTAGTATCTTAGAGCCACCGCCATATAAGTATATGGTATCTATAATGTTTTCTATTTTTCTACTACTATAATATTTAAATATCTTATCTATTTCCCTTAACCAATTACTTATAACTGTATATACAATGTTCTTCAATATATCAATAGTGTTAACATCGCTATTAGAAAATATCTTTTTCTTTTTTATTTCTTGTCCTTGTAATAAAGACACATTAAAGGCTTTAGCAATAGCTATGTCTATATCTCTACTCCCCATATCTAAAATCTTGCTAAATTGATATATCCCTGATGACAATATATTTATATCTATAGTTTCAGCACCTATATCTATATATGCAATAGTCTTTTGAGTTGTAAATTCACTTTGATTGATCAACACATCTTGTCCAAATATTTTCATCACCCCATTGGCATTTATATCTAATGCAACAGGTTTGAGCGTCAAACTTTTTAATAAATCAAAATACGTATCTACAATGTCTCTATTAATAGCTACTACTAATATTCTTGCCTTCTCCATACCATCTATATTTATCTTTTCCAATAATTTGTACTGGATTATGTACTCATCTAATACTATTGGAATATACTGTTGAGCTTCTATCTTTGCCATCTTTA
Coding sequences within:
- the pilM gene encoding type IV pilus assembly protein PilM, which translates into the protein MFSKKVISLDMGSANIKIAIGRYKGKYVLVEDLKTISTPENSIDDGKIVNREDVEFSLKHFLKEKDIQKSEVICTLKSKSIINREFLLPMAKEDELLKMAKIEAQQYIPIVLDEYIIQYKLLEKINIDGMEKARILVVAINRDIVDTYFDLLKSLTLKPVALDINANGVMKIFGQDVLINQSEFTTQKTIAYIDIGAETIDINILSSGIYQFSKILDMGSRDIDIAIAKAFNVSLLQGQEIKKKKIFSNSDVNTIDILKNIVYTVISNWLREIDKIFKYYSSRKIENIIDTIYLYGGGSKILGIEEQFSKYLNIDTFKIKNISNIKKDKCVNNIDLDYYLNAIAAIKRLK